A single window of Pseudomonas lijiangensis DNA harbors:
- a CDS encoding 1-aminocyclopropane-1-carboxylate deaminase produces the protein MNLTKFKRYPLTFGPSPITPLKRLSAHLGGKVELYAKREDCNSGLAFGGNKTRKLEYLIPEAIEGGYDTLVSIGGIQSNQTRQVAAVAAHLGMKCVLVQENWVNYSDAVYDRVGNIEMSRIMGADVRLDSAGFDIGIRPSWEKAMADVLESGGKPFPIPAGCSEHPYGGLGFVRFADEVRQQEEELGFKFDYIVVCSVTGSTHAGMVVGFAADGRSQRVIGIDASAKPEQTREQVLRIAQNTAKLVELGREITADDVVLDTRYAYPEYGLPNEGTLDAIRTCARLEGVLTDPVYEGKSMHGMIDMVRNGEFPEGSKVLYAHLGGVPALNAYSFLFKDG, from the coding sequence ATGAACCTGACCAAATTCAAGCGCTATCCCCTGACATTCGGCCCTTCGCCCATTACCCCGCTCAAACGCCTCAGCGCGCACCTGGGTGGCAAGGTCGAGCTGTATGCCAAGCGCGAAGACTGCAACAGCGGCCTGGCATTTGGCGGGAACAAGACACGCAAGCTTGAATACCTCATCCCGGAAGCCATCGAAGGCGGTTATGACACGCTGGTGTCCATCGGCGGTATCCAGTCCAACCAGACCCGTCAGGTGGCAGCCGTTGCCGCTCACCTGGGCATGAAGTGCGTGCTGGTTCAGGAAAACTGGGTGAACTACTCCGATGCGGTGTACGACCGTGTGGGCAATATCGAGATGTCGCGAATCATGGGGGCTGACGTGCGCCTGGATTCGGCAGGCTTCGATATCGGTATCCGTCCGAGCTGGGAAAAAGCCATGGCCGATGTGCTCGAGAGTGGCGGCAAGCCGTTCCCGATTCCGGCAGGCTGCTCGGAACACCCTTATGGCGGTCTGGGCTTTGTGCGCTTTGCCGATGAAGTACGTCAGCAGGAAGAGGAACTGGGCTTCAAGTTCGACTACATCGTCGTTTGCTCGGTGACCGGCAGTACCCATGCGGGAATGGTGGTCGGTTTCGCCGCCGATGGTCGTTCGCAACGGGTGATCGGCATCGATGCCTCGGCAAAACCGGAGCAGACTCGCGAGCAAGTGCTGCGTATCGCGCAGAACACCGCCAAGCTGGTAGAGCTGGGGCGTGAAATCACCGCCGATGACGTGGTGCTCGATACCCGTTACGCCTACCCGGAATACGGCCTGCCCAACGAAGGCACCCTTGATGCGATCCGTACCTGCGCCCGTCTGGAAGGCGTGCTGACCGACCCGGTCTACGAAGGCAAATCCATGCACGGCATGATCGACATGGTCCGTAACGGCGAATTCCCCGAGGGCTCGAAAGTGCTTTACGCCCACCTGGGCGGCGTACCTGCACTCAATGCCTACAGCTTCCTGTTCAAGGATGGTTGA
- a CDS encoding Lrp/AsnC family transcriptional regulator, which produces MKAINERSKKPDTALAPLLDRIDRAILKILQRDASISNVALAEKVRLSAPACLRRVERLKEAGVIKGVVALLNSEALEAGMVVLIGVVLDRSTPESFAQFEAAAQKVSGCMEFHVVTGEFDYFMLLRTKDSQSFNRLHAEQLLYLPGVRQIRSFMGLRQVLSTTQIPM; this is translated from the coding sequence ATGAAAGCAATAAATGAACGCAGCAAAAAGCCGGACACCGCTCTCGCGCCGCTGCTGGACAGGATCGACAGGGCCATCCTCAAGATCCTTCAGCGCGATGCGTCCATCTCCAATGTGGCGCTGGCCGAAAAGGTCAGACTGAGCGCGCCGGCCTGCCTGAGGCGTGTTGAGCGGCTCAAGGAAGCGGGCGTCATAAAAGGCGTGGTTGCATTGCTCAACAGCGAAGCGCTGGAAGCGGGAATGGTGGTATTGATCGGCGTGGTGCTGGATCGCTCGACCCCTGAGTCCTTTGCCCAGTTCGAGGCGGCAGCGCAGAAGGTGTCCGGCTGCATGGAGTTTCATGTGGTGACGGGGGAGTTCGACTACTTCATGTTGTTGCGCACCAAGGACAGCCAGAGCTTCAACCGGCTGCACGCCGAGCAGTTGCTGTATCTGCCGGGCGTCAGGCAGATCCGCTCTTTCATGGGCTTGCGTCAGGTGCTGTCCACCACTCAGATCCCTATGTAG
- a CDS encoding transketolase, with protein sequence MHIDSQRAQWLKPTSQETGVIIVSNADLPQYIIDTLNTEISDWEQVAYLVIRQSTQLEEEWLDAENRAFSAQKPSSCEANGLLSSIPKSCHLLDVEASHRAHLSWLGSVCGHKLHFFELEKLEEQAPSKASMDSQVEEILAATRHLVKNYLQDHFLSPY encoded by the coding sequence ATGCATATCGATTCGCAACGAGCACAGTGGTTGAAACCGACGTCTCAAGAGACGGGCGTCATCATCGTTTCCAATGCAGACCTGCCTCAGTACATCATCGATACGCTCAATACCGAAATCAGTGACTGGGAACAGGTGGCTTATCTGGTCATCAGGCAGTCGACCCAACTGGAAGAGGAATGGCTCGACGCTGAAAACCGCGCCTTCAGTGCGCAAAAGCCTTCGAGCTGCGAAGCCAATGGCTTGTTGAGTTCGATTCCCAAGAGCTGCCATCTGCTGGATGTGGAAGCCAGCCATCGGGCGCATCTGTCCTGGCTGGGTTCGGTGTGCGGGCACAAGCTGCACTTCTTTGAACTGGAGAAGCTGGAGGAACAGGCCCCGTCCAAGGCCTCGATGGACTCACAGGTAGAAGAGATCCTGGCGGCGACCCGGCATCTGGTGAAGAACTACCTGCAGGACCATTTCCTGTCGCCCTACTGA
- a CDS encoding DUF808 domain-containing protein, with protein MAAGSLLTLLDDIATLLDDVALATKKTAGVLGDDLALNAQQVTGVSADRELPVVWAVAKGSLLNKAILVPAALLISAFAPWAILPLLMIGGAYLCFEGAEKIAHKWLHSDAGQEHEERKQAVGNASTDMVAFEKERIKGAIRTDFILSAEIIVLALGVVSSRPFLDQVGVLVIVAVLITVGVYGLVAGIVKLDDLGLHLKKSASSASQSIGNGLLWLAPVLMKALSILGTAAMFMVGGGILVHGLPFAHHWVEGITESAAGAVGGFSIVVPTLLDAVAGIIAGAALVVVVTLVDKVWKSARG; from the coding sequence GTGGCTGCTGGAAGCTTGCTGACCCTGCTCGATGACATCGCAACCCTGCTCGACGATGTGGCACTGGCCACCAAAAAGACGGCAGGTGTGCTGGGTGATGACCTGGCCCTCAATGCGCAACAGGTCACGGGTGTCTCTGCCGATCGTGAGTTGCCGGTGGTGTGGGCCGTGGCCAAGGGGTCTTTGCTCAACAAGGCGATTCTGGTGCCTGCGGCCTTGCTGATCAGTGCCTTTGCGCCTTGGGCGATTCTGCCTCTGTTGATGATCGGTGGTGCTTACCTGTGTTTCGAGGGGGCCGAGAAGATTGCCCACAAATGGCTGCACTCTGACGCCGGGCAGGAACACGAAGAGCGCAAACAGGCCGTGGGCAATGCTTCCACGGACATGGTTGCCTTCGAGAAGGAACGGATCAAAGGCGCCATCCGCACGGATTTCATTCTCTCGGCGGAAATCATCGTCCTGGCTCTGGGCGTGGTTTCAAGCCGACCGTTTCTGGATCAGGTGGGCGTACTGGTGATCGTTGCCGTGCTGATTACCGTCGGCGTCTATGGGCTGGTGGCGGGTATCGTCAAGCTCGATGACCTGGGCCTGCATCTGAAAAAGAGCGCCAGTTCCGCCTCGCAAAGCATCGGCAACGGGCTGCTCTGGCTGGCTCCGGTCCTGATGAAGGCGCTGTCGATCCTCGGCACCGCCGCCATGTTCATGGTCGGCGGTGGCATTCTGGTGCATGGCCTGCCGTTCGCTCATCACTGGGTCGAAGGCATCACCGAAAGTGCAGCCGGTGCTGTCGGCGGTTTCTCCATCGTGGTACCGACTCTGCTGGATGCCGTTGCAGGAATCATTGCCGGTGCAGCATTGGTGGTCGTGGTAACTCTGGTGGACAAAGTGTGGAAGTCGGCTCGGGGTTGA
- a CDS encoding phosphatase PAP2 family protein, with translation MNTSRKRFYLMNVGLPLLLAVLVFVVFDLTELDVTLSNLLYDPVTQAFPFQHDRFFENLTHRWPRIIPDWTGELAIIGAVLSFVWPLFKPDRHQRLIAALERFHLAAGLRFLARHRRDFIFVMVAFAITTAMVHYFKSHTSVYCPVETTLYGGIQEKKEWFENFNLLHEAGKGRCWPGGHASSGFTLLALYFVARRYRWRHARKLLGWVLLLGMVYGTTRVLQGWHFMSHTLWSGILVWLTMLLTALFFYGRPALQASLEPGKNQLNPEPTSTLCPPELPRPPMLHRQ, from the coding sequence GTGAATACTTCCAGAAAGCGCTTCTACTTGATGAATGTCGGCCTGCCTCTGTTGCTGGCGGTTCTGGTCTTTGTCGTCTTCGACCTGACCGAACTGGATGTCACCCTCAGCAACCTGTTGTACGACCCGGTTACCCAGGCATTTCCGTTCCAGCATGACCGTTTTTTTGAAAACCTGACCCATCGCTGGCCCCGGATCATCCCGGACTGGACAGGCGAGCTGGCAATCATCGGTGCCGTGCTTTCATTTGTCTGGCCGCTGTTCAAACCCGATAGACATCAGCGCCTGATTGCAGCTCTGGAGAGGTTTCACCTCGCCGCAGGGCTCAGGTTTCTTGCACGTCACCGCCGTGACTTCATCTTCGTCATGGTTGCCTTCGCGATCACCACGGCCATGGTTCACTACTTCAAGAGCCACACCAGTGTTTACTGCCCGGTTGAAACAACCCTGTATGGCGGCATTCAGGAAAAGAAGGAATGGTTCGAGAACTTCAACCTGCTGCATGAAGCAGGCAAAGGGCGCTGCTGGCCCGGTGGCCACGCCTCAAGCGGGTTTACCCTGTTGGCGCTGTACTTCGTCGCCCGCCGCTACCGCTGGCGACATGCCCGCAAGTTGCTGGGCTGGGTTCTGCTGCTGGGCATGGTGTACGGCACGACGCGAGTCCTGCAAGGCTGGCACTTCATGTCCCACACCTTGTGGTCCGGCATTCTGGTGTGGCTCACGATGCTGCTGACCGCCCTGTTTTTCTATGGGCGACCAGCACTTCAGGCATCACTTGAGCCGGGAAAGAATCAGCTCAACCCCGAGCCGACTTCCACACTTTGTCCACCAGAGTTACCACGACCACCAATGCTGCACCGGCAATGA
- the pmrG gene encoding lipopolysaccharide core heptose(II)-phosphate phosphatase PmrG has product MNSPPRYNPLAIAGHAGYRHLAHYPKALWLLPLMLMAVWLSTWLLKPSGPVDLAQGHNLRKAGVMAHWAKGDLVILVRHAERCDHSTNPCLGARDGITRKGQQVAQELGNSFRTLDLAHTDIFNSPLLRTAQTASFAFKGASIPQDWLGNCRHTMLEDMQRHKVDQRNMVLVTHSECFNQLEKSLKVSARTVPDYGSALFVTIDPKDRSARVLGFLDAQDWKSVIPQHP; this is encoded by the coding sequence TTGAATAGCCCACCCCGATACAACCCGCTGGCCATTGCCGGTCACGCTGGCTACAGACACCTTGCCCACTACCCCAAAGCGCTCTGGCTATTGCCCTTGATGCTGATGGCTGTCTGGCTGAGTACCTGGCTGTTGAAACCCTCAGGCCCGGTCGACCTTGCACAGGGCCACAACCTGCGCAAAGCCGGTGTCATGGCTCACTGGGCCAAAGGTGATCTAGTGATTCTGGTGCGCCATGCCGAGCGTTGCGATCACTCGACCAATCCCTGCCTTGGAGCGCGTGACGGCATTACGCGCAAAGGCCAGCAGGTCGCTCAGGAACTGGGCAATTCGTTCAGAACACTCGATCTGGCCCATACGGACATTTTCAACAGCCCACTGCTGCGCACGGCCCAGACCGCAAGTTTTGCATTCAAAGGTGCAAGCATTCCTCAGGACTGGCTGGGCAACTGTCGCCACACCATGCTGGAGGACATGCAGCGACACAAAGTCGATCAGCGAAACATGGTGCTGGTCACTCACAGCGAGTGCTTCAACCAGTTGGAGAAGTCGCTGAAAGTCTCGGCACGCACCGTGCCCGATTATGGCAGCGCGTTGTTCGTGACCATTGATCCCAAGGACAGAAGCGCCAGGGTTCTGGGCTTTCTCGATGCTCAGGACTGGAAGTCCGTCATACCGCAACATCCATAA
- a CDS encoding outer membrane protein OmpK: MNRTFSSLLLAGSLLAAGSATAGDLLQWQSNSLTYLNGRDFTVNPEIQQTFTFEHADGWKYGDNFFFVDKIFYNGKKDANSGPNTYYGEFSPRLSMGKIFGQKFELGPISDVLLAATYEFGEGDNESYLIGPGFDLNIPGFDYFQLNFYQRQTEGNRPGDGVWQITPVWSYTIPAGKSDVVIDGFIDWVVDNDKNARGTYHANLHINPQIKYDLGKALNFPEKKLYVGIEYDYWSNKYGIKDTSSFDTDQNTASLLVKAFF, translated from the coding sequence ATGAACCGTACTTTTTCCAGCCTGTTACTGGCCGGTAGTCTGCTGGCCGCAGGCTCGGCCACGGCCGGCGATCTGTTGCAATGGCAGAGCAACAGCCTGACCTACCTCAACGGTCGGGACTTCACGGTCAACCCGGAAATTCAACAGACCTTCACCTTCGAACATGCGGATGGCTGGAAATACGGCGATAACTTCTTCTTCGTCGACAAGATTTTCTACAACGGCAAGAAAGACGCGAATAGCGGCCCGAACACTTACTACGGCGAGTTCTCGCCACGCCTGTCGATGGGCAAGATCTTCGGCCAGAAGTTTGAGCTGGGCCCTATCTCGGACGTGCTGCTGGCAGCAACCTATGAGTTCGGTGAAGGCGATAACGAGTCTTACCTGATCGGTCCGGGCTTTGACCTGAATATCCCGGGCTTCGATTACTTCCAGCTGAACTTCTACCAGCGCCAGACCGAAGGCAATCGCCCGGGTGATGGCGTATGGCAGATCACGCCGGTATGGTCCTACACCATTCCAGCGGGCAAATCCGATGTGGTCATCGACGGCTTCATCGACTGGGTCGTGGACAACGACAAGAACGCCCGTGGCACCTACCACGCCAACCTGCACATCAACCCGCAGATCAAGTATGACCTGGGCAAGGCGCTGAACTTCCCCGAGAAAAAACTCTACGTCGGTATCGAATACGACTACTGGAGCAACAAGTACGGCATCAAGGACACCTCTTCCTTCGATACCGACCAGAACACTGCAAGTCTGCTGGTCAAAGCGTTCTTCTGA
- a CDS encoding urate hydroxylase PuuD translates to MLAHLMEWLNLGVRWIHMIVGVAWIGASFYFVWLENNLNRSNPREGLSGDLWAIHGGGIYHLEKYKLAPPTMPENLHWFKWEAYSTWLSGVALLCVVFYANPTLYLLAPGSSLSPAAGVHIGLGSLFVGWFVYSFLCDSALGKRPALLGVILFVLLVAAAYALSQVFSGRGAYLHVGAIMGTIMVGNVFRIIMPAQRALVAAIAENRTPDPSLPAKGLLRSRHNNYFTLPVLFIMISNHFPSTYGSQYNWLILAVIALLAVLVRHYFNTRHDSHRFFWTLPFAALGMICLAYVTGPAQPPKPHDAAHIEYQPLPGTAVGGYRADEKRPEPVAAPAPAETPKVAGIAFAKVHEVIKQRCTVCHSANPTSNLFSAAPAGVMFDTPEQIQLLAPRIKAQAITAPIMPLGNITQMTQQERDMVGAWIDQGASVR, encoded by the coding sequence ATGCTGGCACATTTGATGGAATGGCTGAATCTGGGCGTACGCTGGATTCACATGATTGTGGGCGTGGCGTGGATCGGCGCGTCTTTCTACTTTGTCTGGCTGGAAAACAACCTCAACCGCTCCAATCCCCGTGAAGGCCTTTCAGGAGATCTCTGGGCGATTCATGGTGGCGGTATCTATCACCTGGAAAAGTACAAGCTCGCGCCACCGACCATGCCCGAGAACCTGCACTGGTTCAAATGGGAAGCCTATTCGACCTGGCTGTCCGGGGTCGCGCTGCTGTGTGTGGTGTTCTACGCCAACCCGACCCTTTATCTGCTTGCGCCGGGCAGCAGCCTTTCGCCTGCCGCGGGCGTGCATATCGGCCTGGGTTCCCTGTTTGTCGGCTGGTTCGTGTACAGCTTTCTGTGCGACTCGGCCCTGGGCAAACGCCCTGCGCTGCTGGGGGTGATCCTGTTCGTGTTGCTGGTAGCGGCGGCCTACGCCTTGAGCCAGGTATTCAGCGGCCGTGGGGCTTATCTGCATGTGGGCGCCATCATGGGCACCATCATGGTCGGCAACGTGTTCCGCATCATCATGCCCGCCCAGCGCGCCCTGGTGGCGGCCATCGCCGAGAACCGCACACCGGACCCAAGCCTGCCTGCCAAGGGCCTGCTGCGTTCGCGGCACAACAACTATTTCACGTTGCCGGTGCTGTTCATCATGATCAGCAACCATTTCCCCAGTACCTATGGCAGCCAGTACAACTGGCTGATCCTGGCGGTGATTGCCTTGCTGGCCGTGCTGGTGCGTCACTACTTCAATACCCGGCATGACAGCCACCGGTTCTTCTGGACCTTGCCCTTCGCAGCGCTGGGCATGATCTGTCTGGCCTATGTCACCGGCCCCGCGCAACCGCCAAAGCCCCACGACGCCGCCCACATTGAATACCAGCCACTGCCCGGCACTGCCGTGGGCGGCTACAGGGCTGACGAAAAACGCCCCGAACCGGTTGCCGCACCTGCCCCCGCAGAAACGCCCAAGGTGGCCGGGATAGCGTTCGCCAAGGTTCATGAAGTCATCAAGCAACGCTGCACCGTCTGCCACTCGGCCAACCCCACCAGCAACCTGTTCAGCGCCGCGCCTGCGGGCGTGATGTTCGATACGCCCGAGCAGATCCAGCTACTGGCCCCGCGCATCAAGGCCCAGGCCATCACCGCCCCGATCATGCCGTTGGGCAACATCACCCAGATGACCCAGCAAGAGCGGGACATGGTGGGCGCCTGGATCGATCAAGGGGCCAGTGTTCGTTGA
- a CDS encoding ureidoglycolate lyase, with protein MRKLIIEPLTKEAFAPFGDVIETDGSAHFMINNGSTQRFHRLAEVQTATPDDKAIISIFRAEALDMPLTIAMLERHPLGSQAFIPLLGNPFLIVVAPLGDAPDPELTRAFISNGRQGVNYHRGVWHHPVLTIEKRDDFLVVDRSGTGNNCDEHFFEESQLMVLDPNQ; from the coding sequence ATGCGCAAACTGATTATCGAGCCATTGACCAAAGAAGCCTTTGCCCCGTTCGGTGACGTGATCGAAACCGATGGCAGTGCTCACTTCATGATCAACAATGGCTCGACACAGCGCTTTCATCGTCTGGCCGAGGTGCAGACCGCCACGCCTGACGACAAGGCAATCATCAGCATCTTTCGCGCCGAGGCGCTGGACATGCCGTTGACCATTGCCATGCTGGAGCGCCATCCGCTGGGCAGCCAGGCTTTCATACCGCTGCTCGGCAACCCTTTTCTGATCGTGGTCGCGCCACTTGGCGATGCACCTGATCCAGAGCTGACCCGCGCCTTCATTTCCAATGGCAGGCAGGGTGTGAATTACCATCGCGGCGTCTGGCACCATCCGGTGCTGACGATCGAAAAGCGGGATGACTTCCTGGTGGTTGATCGCAGTGGAACCGGCAATAACTGCGATGAGCATTTTTTTGAAGAGAGCCAGTTGATGGTGCTCGACCCCAACCAATAG
- the alc gene encoding allantoicase, giving the protein MKVYAAPFEKFVNLADARLGTKVLSVTDDWFADANRLFQPTPAVWKEGVFDDNGKWMDGWESRRKRFEGYDSAVIRLGVAGTIKGVDIDTSFFTGNFPPSASLEACFLASGDPDENTQWVEVLPSVELQGNSHHYHAISNDQAFSHLRFNIYPDGGVARLRVHGIPFRDWSEVSDSEQIDLIAALNGGRAIACSDEHYGSMSNLLNPGRGVNMGDGWETARRRTPGNDWVIVALGHPGEVERVIVDTLHFKGNYPDSCSIQGAFVKGGTDSQIETQSLFWRELLPSQKLSMHAEHDFAEQIKAIGPITHIRLNVFPDGGVSRLRVLGKITK; this is encoded by the coding sequence ATGAAAGTTTACGCCGCACCGTTCGAGAAGTTCGTCAATCTGGCCGACGCACGCCTGGGGACCAAAGTCCTGTCCGTCACCGATGACTGGTTCGCCGATGCCAACCGCCTGTTCCAGCCCACTCCGGCAGTCTGGAAAGAAGGCGTGTTCGATGACAACGGCAAATGGATGGACGGCTGGGAGTCGCGGCGCAAGCGTTTCGAGGGCTATGACAGCGCGGTGATCCGCCTGGGCGTGGCGGGCACCATCAAGGGCGTGGATATCGATACCTCGTTCTTTACCGGCAACTTCCCGCCTTCGGCCTCCCTGGAAGCCTGCTTCCTGGCTTCGGGCGACCCGGACGAAAACACTCAATGGGTCGAGGTACTGCCTTCGGTCGAGCTGCAAGGCAACAGCCATCACTACCACGCCATCAGCAACGATCAGGCTTTCAGCCACCTGCGTTTCAATATCTACCCCGATGGCGGCGTGGCGCGTCTGCGCGTACACGGCATCCCTTTCCGGGACTGGTCCGAAGTCAGCGACAGCGAGCAGATCGACCTGATTGCCGCCCTCAATGGCGGTCGTGCGATTGCCTGCTCCGACGAGCACTACGGCAGCATGAGCAACCTTCTCAATCCGGGCCGTGGCGTGAACATGGGCGACGGCTGGGAAACCGCCCGCCGCCGTACTCCGGGCAATGACTGGGTGATCGTCGCGCTGGGGCATCCGGGCGAAGTGGAGCGAGTCATCGTCGATACGCTGCACTTCAAGGGCAACTACCCGGACAGCTGCTCGATCCAGGGCGCTTTCGTCAAAGGCGGCACCGACAGCCAGATCGAAACCCAGAGCCTGTTCTGGCGCGAACTGCTGCCCAGCCAGAAACTGAGCATGCACGCCGAACATGACTTCGCCGAGCAGATCAAGGCCATCGGCCCGATCACCCATATCCGCCTGAACGTCTTCCCGGATGGCGGCGTGAGCCGGTTGCGGGTCCTGGGCAAAATCACCAAATAA
- the uraD gene encoding 2-oxo-4-hydroxy-4-carboxy-5-ureidoimidazoline decarboxylase, translated as MSQFQTLKPSSLSREAFIAAFGDIYEHSPWIAEEAFDLGLSPELDQIENLHARMSEILLDADYDRQWALINAHPDLAGKAAIQGELTEASTSEQAGAGIHQCTPEEFQRFTELNQAYKARFGFPFIMAVKGSDRHKILAAFEQRINNSAEAEFACALAEINKIALFRLQAL; from the coding sequence ATGAGCCAGTTCCAGACACTGAAACCCTCGTCCCTGAGCCGTGAAGCATTCATTGCGGCCTTTGGCGACATCTACGAACACTCGCCCTGGATCGCCGAAGAGGCTTTCGACCTGGGCCTGAGCCCCGAGCTGGATCAGATCGAAAACCTGCATGCGCGCATGAGCGAAATCCTGCTCGACGCCGATTATGACCGGCAATGGGCGCTGATCAACGCTCACCCGGATCTGGCCGGCAAAGCCGCCATCCAGGGTGAACTGACCGAAGCCAGCACCAGCGAGCAGGCCGGTGCGGGCATTCATCAATGCACACCCGAAGAGTTCCAGCGTTTCACCGAGCTGAATCAGGCCTACAAGGCCAGGTTCGGTTTCCCGTTCATCATGGCGGTCAAGGGAAGCGACCGACACAAGATCCTGGCGGCCTTCGAGCAGCGCATTAATAACTCGGCCGAAGCCGAGTTCGCCTGCGCGCTGGCCGAGATCAACAAGATTGCACTGTTTCGCCTGCAGGCCCTGTAG
- the puuE gene encoding allantoinase PuuE, with translation MSADYPRDLIGYGSNPPHPHWPGNARIALSFVLNYEEGGERNILHGDKESEAFLSEMVAAQPLQGQRNMSMESLYEYGSRAGVWRILKLFKQFDIPLTIFAVAMAAQRHPDVIRAMVADGHEICSHGYRWIDYQNMDEAQEREHMLQAIRILTEITGERPLGWYTGRTGPNTRRLVMEEGGFLYDSDTYDDDLPYWEPNTPTGKPHLVIPYTLDTNDMRFTQVQGFNNGEQFFQYLKDAFDVLYEEGAEAPKMLSIGLHCRLIGRPARLAALKRFIEYAKSHEQVWFTRRVDIARHWHTQHPFKAAQ, from the coding sequence GTGAGCGCTGACTATCCACGGGACCTGATCGGTTACGGCAGCAATCCACCCCATCCTCATTGGCCGGGCAATGCCCGCATCGCGCTGTCTTTCGTGCTCAATTACGAGGAAGGCGGCGAGCGTAACATTCTGCATGGCGACAAGGAGTCCGAAGCCTTCCTGTCCGAGATGGTCGCGGCGCAACCGCTGCAAGGCCAGCGCAACATGAGCATGGAGTCGCTGTACGAATACGGCAGCCGTGCCGGTGTGTGGCGCATTCTCAAGCTGTTCAAGCAGTTCGATATTCCGCTGACCATCTTTGCCGTGGCCATGGCCGCCCAGCGCCACCCCGACGTGATTCGCGCCATGGTCGCCGACGGCCACGAAATCTGCAGCCACGGCTACCGCTGGATCGACTACCAGAACATGGATGAAGCCCAGGAGCGCGAACACATGCTCCAGGCTATCCGTATCCTCACCGAAATCACCGGCGAACGCCCGCTGGGCTGGTACACCGGCCGCACCGGCCCGAACACCCGGCGTCTGGTGATGGAAGAAGGCGGCTTTCTCTACGACAGCGACACCTACGACGATGACCTGCCCTACTGGGAGCCGAACACCCCCACCGGCAAGCCGCATCTGGTGATTCCCTACACCCTGGACACCAACGACATGCGCTTCACCCAGGTGCAGGGCTTCAACAACGGCGAGCAGTTTTTCCAGTACCTCAAGGATGCTTTCGACGTTCTTTACGAGGAAGGTGCCGAAGCACCGAAAATGCTCTCCATCGGCCTGCACTGCCGCCTGATCGGCCGCCCTGCCCGTCTCGCTGCGCTCAAGCGTTTCATCGAATACGCCAAGAGCCATGAGCAGGTCTGGTTCACTCGCCGTGTGGATATCGCCCGCCACTGGCACACCCAACACCCGTTCAAGGCCGCGCAATGA
- the uraH gene encoding hydroxyisourate hydrolase, protein MGRLTTHVLDAAHGCPGSGIHVELYRVEGERLELVATAVTNSDGRCDAPLLQGEDYRSGVYQLQFQAGDYYRGRGVTLSEPAFLDVVVLRFGIDAAQEHYHVPLLVSPYSYSTYRGS, encoded by the coding sequence ATGGGACGGTTAACCACGCATGTGCTGGACGCCGCGCACGGTTGCCCCGGCAGCGGCATCCATGTCGAACTGTATCGGGTTGAAGGCGAGCGCCTGGAGCTTGTCGCCACGGCGGTGACCAACAGTGATGGTCGTTGCGATGCGCCCTTGCTGCAAGGCGAAGATTACCGCTCAGGTGTCTACCAGTTGCAGTTCCAGGCGGGCGATTACTACCGCGGGCGTGGCGTGACGCTGTCTGAGCCGGCCTTTCTGGATGTGGTGGTATTGCGCTTCGGCATTGATGCCGCTCAGGAGCACTATCACGTACCGCTGCTGGTTTCGCCTTACAGCTACTCGACCTATCGTGGCAGTTGA